A genomic segment from Actinomadura hallensis encodes:
- the murD gene encoding UDP-N-acetylmuramoyl-L-alanine--D-glutamate ligase: MDRFDGRPVCVAGLGVSGRAAARVLAGHGARVTVVDARDGEEQRAHAAELEARGIAVRLGDGETLPEGTGLVVTSPGWRPDAPLLAAAAAAGIEIIGEVELAWRLRPEGAAPWLAVTGTDGKTTVVRMLACMLTAAGHKALAVGNVGTPIVEAVCGSGEPGGAEPYDVLAVELSSYQLHWSGSLAPKAAAVLNIAPDHLDWHGTMDAYVDAKAKIFAPGCVAVYNADDDASAALAERAPGLAGRAGFTLGTPRPGEFGVVEDLLVDRAFTGDPAREAAELAALGDVRPYAPHNVANALAAAALARAFGVPPEAVREGLRAFVPDPHRIQHVADVAGVSYVNDSKATQPHAAAASLAAYESIVWIAGGLLKGLDVDDLVKSCSRRLRGVVLMGRDRHRIAEALARHAPDVPVVDVADTDTGAMDRVVNEASALARPGDTVLLAPVGASFDMFANYPARGEAFIAAVERLAAAAR, encoded by the coding sequence ATGGACCGCTTCGACGGCCGGCCGGTCTGCGTCGCGGGCCTCGGCGTGTCCGGACGCGCCGCCGCCCGCGTCCTGGCCGGGCACGGCGCCCGCGTCACCGTCGTCGACGCCCGCGACGGGGAGGAGCAGCGCGCGCACGCCGCCGAGCTGGAGGCCCGCGGGATCGCGGTCCGGCTCGGCGACGGCGAGACCCTGCCGGAGGGCACCGGCCTGGTGGTGACCTCGCCGGGCTGGCGGCCGGACGCGCCGCTGCTCGCCGCCGCGGCCGCCGCCGGGATCGAGATCATCGGGGAGGTGGAGCTGGCCTGGCGGCTGCGCCCCGAGGGCGCCGCGCCCTGGCTGGCGGTCACCGGGACCGACGGCAAGACCACCGTCGTGCGGATGCTCGCGTGCATGCTCACCGCCGCCGGCCACAAGGCCCTCGCCGTGGGCAACGTCGGGACGCCGATCGTCGAGGCCGTGTGCGGTTCCGGCGAGCCCGGCGGCGCCGAGCCCTACGACGTCCTGGCCGTGGAGCTGTCGAGCTACCAGCTGCACTGGTCCGGCTCGCTCGCGCCGAAGGCGGCCGCGGTGCTGAACATCGCGCCCGACCATCTCGACTGGCACGGCACCATGGACGCCTACGTCGACGCCAAGGCCAAGATCTTCGCGCCGGGCTGCGTCGCGGTGTACAACGCCGACGACGACGCCTCCGCCGCCCTCGCCGAGCGCGCCCCCGGCCTCGCCGGCCGGGCGGGCTTCACGCTGGGCACGCCGCGTCCGGGGGAGTTCGGCGTCGTCGAGGACCTGCTGGTCGACCGGGCGTTCACCGGGGACCCCGCCAGGGAGGCCGCCGAGCTGGCCGCGCTCGGCGACGTCCGGCCGTACGCGCCCCACAACGTCGCCAACGCCCTGGCCGCCGCCGCACTGGCCCGCGCGTTCGGGGTGCCGCCCGAGGCCGTCCGCGAGGGCCTGCGCGCGTTCGTGCCCGACCCGCACCGCATCCAGCACGTCGCGGACGTCGCGGGCGTCTCCTACGTCAACGACTCCAAGGCCACCCAGCCGCACGCCGCCGCCGCGTCCCTGGCCGCCTACGAGTCGATCGTGTGGATCGCCGGGGGCCTCCTCAAGGGCCTCGACGTCGACGACCTGGTGAAGTCGTGCTCCCGGCGGCTGCGCGGCGTCGTGCTGATGGGGCGCGACCGGCACCGGATCGCCGAGGCGCTCGCGCGACACGCCCCCGATGTCCCGGTCGTGGACGTCGCCGACACCGACACTGGGGCCATGGACCGCGTCGTCAACGAAGCCTCCGCGCTCGCCCGCCCGGGCGACACCGTGCTGCTCGCGCCCGTCGGGGCGTCCTTCGACATGTTCGCCAACTACCCCGCCCGCGGCGAGGCCTTCATCGCCGCCGTCGAGCGCCTCGCCGCGGCCGCCCGGTAG
- the mraY gene encoding phospho-N-acetylmuramoyl-pentapeptide-transferase, whose translation MTNIIIAAGVALIFVMVGTPVWIRIVNRLGYGQMIRDEGPEAHLNKRGTPTMGGTVFIVGSLVGYAVAHLVTGTEPTISGMLVLFLMAGLGLVGFVDDYIKVFKQRSLGLRSGAKMIGIILVGVVFAVASLNFPNGYQVTPAAPSLSFLRDFGPPIGPYLFVIWALLLIAAMSNGVNLTDGLDGLAAGPAGMVLAAYVIIGNWQLRNSCEFALDPKCYTVRDPLDLAVVAAAVLGGVFGFLWWNAPPAKIFMGDTGSLALGGVLVGLAILTRTQFLLAILCGLIVMITLSVIIQVGWFKMTRKRVFKMAPLQHHFELSGWAETTIVVRFWLMSALFVAIGLGLFYLEWMPKN comes from the coding sequence ATGACCAACATCATCATCGCCGCCGGAGTCGCACTGATCTTCGTGATGGTCGGCACGCCGGTGTGGATCCGGATCGTGAACCGGCTCGGCTACGGCCAGATGATCCGCGACGAGGGGCCGGAGGCCCACCTCAACAAGCGCGGAACCCCCACGATGGGCGGGACGGTGTTCATCGTCGGCTCGCTCGTCGGCTACGCGGTGGCGCACCTGGTCACCGGGACCGAGCCGACCATCTCCGGCATGCTCGTGCTGTTCCTGATGGCGGGCCTCGGCCTCGTCGGGTTCGTGGACGACTACATCAAGGTGTTCAAGCAGCGCAGCCTCGGGCTGCGCAGCGGCGCCAAGATGATCGGCATCATCCTCGTCGGCGTCGTGTTCGCCGTCGCCTCCCTCAACTTCCCCAACGGCTACCAGGTCACCCCCGCCGCCCCCAGCCTGTCCTTCCTGCGCGACTTCGGCCCCCCGATCGGCCCGTACCTGTTCGTGATCTGGGCGCTGCTGCTGATCGCGGCGATGTCGAACGGCGTGAACCTCACCGACGGGCTGGACGGCCTCGCGGCCGGCCCGGCCGGGATGGTGCTGGCCGCCTACGTGATCATCGGGAACTGGCAGCTGCGCAACAGCTGCGAGTTCGCGCTCGACCCGAAGTGCTACACCGTCCGCGACCCCCTCGACCTGGCGGTGGTCGCCGCGGCCGTGCTCGGCGGCGTGTTCGGGTTCCTGTGGTGGAACGCCCCGCCCGCGAAGATCTTCATGGGCGACACCGGCTCGCTGGCCCTCGGCGGCGTGCTGGTCGGGCTGGCGATCCTCACCCGCACCCAGTTCCTGCTGGCCATCCTGTGCGGGCTGATCGTGATGATCACCCTGTCGGTGATCATCCAGGTCGGCTGGTTCAAGATGACCCGCAAGCGCGTGTTCAAGATGGCCCCGCTGCAGCACCACTTCGAGCTGTCCGGCTGGGCCGAGACCACGATCGTCGTGCGCTTCTGGCTGATGTCGGCGCTGTTCGTGGCGATCGGCCTCGGCCTGTTCTACCTGGAATGGATGCCCAAGAATTGA